CGGCATGCTATGTGTCCGTCAAAAGCAAATCGCTGAATAGGGCGGTTATATCGGTTATCCGAGCCAAGTTCTCGCCAGATCAGCAAGGGGTTGTGAACTGGATTGCCATAGGGAATAAGCAATAAGTAGAAGGAAGATGAGAAAACGGCAAGCATCGCAGATCCTGCGAGCTGGCCGTTTTTTTTGGCTTGCCAGGAGCGGGGTCTGGTTCATGGTTGAATGTCCAATTTTCGATTCGGGGATATTCGTCCAATTTCCATTTATCACGAAAGCATATGATTAAAGAAGTGGATGTGACAATCGCACCATTATAACGCTTGGAAAGGGGTATGTCTTGTGAAGGGTGTTGTACTGGCGGGAGGAACCGGAAGCCGTTTACGTCCTCTGACGAACATCATCAATAAACATTTGCTTCCAGTCGGTGATTTGCCCATGATTCAATATGCCATTGAGAAATTTAGCAAAGCTGGGATACAGGATGTTTTACTGATTACGGGAAAGCAATCTGCTGGCTTGTATTTAGAGTATTTGGGCGGTGGCGACAAGTTCGGCGTTCGACTTACTTATAAGCTCCAAGAAAAAGCCGGAGGCATTGCCGAGGCGTTGGCGTTAGCGGATGCTTTCATCCTGCCTGGAGAGAAGTTCGTCGTTCTGCTTGGTGATAATCTGTTTGAAGATTCCTTGGTTCCGATGATAGATGCCTTTAACAATCAGGTTGAGGGAGCTATGGTCATTCTAAAAGAGGTGGCGGATCCGCGAAGATATGGCGTTGCTTGTATGAAAGACGGCATCATCCAACGAATTGATGAGAAACCGGAGCATCCAACTTCCCGATATGCCGTGACAGGAATTTATTTATTCGATTCTTCTGTGTTCGATATCATGAAGACGCAAGCCCCTTCCAATCGCGGAGAATTGGAAATTACTGATGTGAACAATGTCTACGCAGCCGCCGGCAAGCTATCACATCAGTTTTTCTCAGGCTGGTGGATTGATGCTGGCACCCACGATTCTCTCTTCCAGGCCACTCTTCTTCTGCGAAAGGAGGACAGCTAGATGGGAGTTATTCTTGTGACTGGAGGAATGGGGTTTATTGGAAGTAACTTCATTCACTATTGGAAGAAGCATCATCCGCAAGATCATGTGATAAATGTAGATTTGCTTACGTATGCGGGAAACAAGGACAATGTCGCGTCTTTAGTTGGGCAAGCTGGGTACCAGTTCGTACGAGGGGATATTGGCAATGAAGCTCAGATGAGCCAGTTGCTGCAGCAGGGTGTTGATGTGGTCGTTCATTTCGCGGCCGAATCTCATGTGGATCGGAGCATTCATAGTCCGCGCGATTTTGTCATGACCAATGTGCTAGGCACACAAAGCTTGCTGGAAGCAGCCAAAAGACATCAAGTGAAGAAGTTTGTCCATGTCTCAACGGACGAAGTCTATGGCACTTTAGGGATCGATGGAGCCTTTACGGAAATGACGCCGATCGCCCCCAATTCTCCTTATTCCGCGAGTAAAGCCGGGTCGGATTTAATCGTTCGGGCTTATTACGAGACGTACGGATTCCCGGCGGTCATCACTCGCTGTTCGAATAACTACGGTCCACGGCAATTCCCGGAAAAATTAATCCCGCTTATTATCACACGAGCGCTTCGTGATGAACCGATCCCGATTTATGGTGACGGCTTACATGTACGCGATTGGCTGTATGTGGACGATCACTGCTCGGCCATCGATCGCGTCATTCAAGATGGTGTGCCTGGGCAAGTCTATAATATTGGCGGTCATCAGGAGCGTACGAATGTAGATGTGGTCAAAAGCATTCTGAAAGCAATTAACAAGTCTGATGATCTTATACATTTTGTACCGGATCGACTGGGGCATGATCGCCGTTATGCCATTGACAGTTCCAAAATTGCGCGTGAACTGGGGTGGGCGCCTTCCTGCACGTTCGAAACCGGCATCCAAAAAACGATCGATTGGTATGTGCAAGAACAAATTTGGTGTGAACGTATTGCCAATGGCTCCTATCGTGATGACACAGAAGCTGATCGTTCATGAACATACTAATTACTGGTGCGGGTGGACAATTGGGCTACGATCTGATCCGCGTGTTCAAACCTGTTCATCAGGTGACCGCTTGGCGCAGAGATCAACTGGATGTGAGCAATGAGCAGCAGGTGATGGGTATTTTGCTCCAAGAACGCCCTGATGTAGTGATTCATGCTGCGGCATATACGAATGTTGATCAAGCTGAGGTGGAGACGGAGCTTGCCTATGAAGTGAATGCAATGGGGTCGCTGCATATAGCAAAGGCTTGCGAGCAAATCGGAGCCAAACTTGTTTATGTCAGCACGGACTATGTTTTCGATGGGACCAAAGGAACACCTTACGAGGAGCAAGATAGTACGAATCCCGGCAATGTGTACGGTCATTCCAAGCTGCTTGGAGAGAAGTTCGTGAGAATGACCTCCTCGAAGCATTTTATTGTGAGAACGTCCTGGTTGTACGGTACTAAAGGGGCTAATTTTGTGACCAAAGTGTTGGAAAAAGCAAGATCAGGCGGACCGTTATCCATCGTTAATGATCAGTTTGGCTCACCTACCTATTGTTTGGATTTAGCGATCTTTATCAGAGAACTGGTGGGATCCGATCGATATGGCATCTATCATGCCTCCAATCAAGGGGTTTGCTCCCGCTATGAATTCGCTGAACAGATTTTGAAGGTGGCACGTATGGAGCATGTGGCTTTGCAACCTGTCCAATCTGACTTGTTTCCGATGCCGGCTGTACGACCCATGTATTCAGCTTTTGAACACAGGGCGATAGCGGATAATGGTTTTACTCCTATTCGGGATTGGCAATCAGCCCTGCGATTTTTTCTGCAAGTGGATCATGATGTTCAAGCTGTTATGGATAAGAAGGTGTGAGATGAGCAAAAGAGTTGCTGTTCCACTGTTGAAGGGAAGAAGGCGAGGATTCCGCACAGGGCTTGAGCATGGACGCCGGTTGGGCAGATGCCAGTCTGTTATGGAGACCACGATGCCTGCTCCGATATCGCTTCGAGAAGCCAGAGTGCTGTTCATTGTTCAGGGATTTGATGCGATTGATCAAGGTATAACCCAAGGCTTGCAAGATACGGTTCGCGAAGTGTTTACGGCAACAGCGCCTGACATGCTTAGGCTCGCAGATGAGCTTCGTCCGAATTTGGTGCTTGTCATGAATGGACTTCATGTTTTCCCAGCTGAACATACCGCTCATGTCGATCAGATTAGGGAAATGGGCATCCGAACGGCTATCTGGTTTGCCGACGATCCTTATTTTACCGATCAAACTGCTTTTCTGGCGCCGCATTATGATTATGTGTTTACACATGAAATGAGCTGTATTGCCTTCTATCGGGAGTTGGGCTGCGCGCAGGTCCACTACTTGCCGCTTGCGGTGAATACACGTGTGTTCAAGCCGCTTCAAGTCGATCCTGCATATCGCAGTGATATCTGCTTCATCGGGAATGGGTTTCCGAACCGCATTGACCTCTTCAACAAGCTGACTCCATTCCTGAAGAATAAAACGGTGCTGATTGCCGGGGCACTATGGGAACAATTAAGTCAATTTGAGCTGTTAAAGAAAGGCATTAAGCTGCAATGGATTCCTATTGAAGAGTCTGTGAAATATTATAGCGGCGCTAAAATTGTGATCAATGTTCATCGCCTGACTTATGACGAGACCTATAACAAGAATAGCCGC
Above is a genomic segment from Paenibacillus sp. HWE-109 containing:
- a CDS encoding sugar phosphate nucleotidyltransferase → MKGVVLAGGTGSRLRPLTNIINKHLLPVGDLPMIQYAIEKFSKAGIQDVLLITGKQSAGLYLEYLGGGDKFGVRLTYKLQEKAGGIAEALALADAFILPGEKFVVLLGDNLFEDSLVPMIDAFNNQVEGAMVILKEVADPRRYGVACMKDGIIQRIDEKPEHPTSRYAVTGIYLFDSSVFDIMKTQAPSNRGELEITDVNNVYAAAGKLSHQFFSGWWIDAGTHDSLFQATLLLRKEDS
- a CDS encoding CgeB family protein; the protein is MSKRVAVPLLKGRRRGFRTGLEHGRRLGRCQSVMETTMPAPISLREARVLFIVQGFDAIDQGITQGLQDTVREVFTATAPDMLRLADELRPNLVLVMNGLHVFPAEHTAHVDQIREMGIRTAIWFADDPYFTDQTAFLAPHYDYVFTHEMSCIAFYRELGCAQVHYLPLAVNTRVFKPLQVDPAYRSDICFIGNGFPNRIDLFNKLTPFLKNKTVLIAGALWEQLSQFELLKKGIKLQWIPIEESVKYYSGAKIVINVHRLTYDETYNKNSRNLPGHSINPRTYEIAGCGTLQITDYRHDLQYYYTPGQDIETFMNAEELVQKMQYYLTHEDERQRIAVKGLRRTIAEHSFANRLVKLMDLVFA
- the rfbB gene encoding dTDP-glucose 4,6-dehydratase, which codes for MGVILVTGGMGFIGSNFIHYWKKHHPQDHVINVDLLTYAGNKDNVASLVGQAGYQFVRGDIGNEAQMSQLLQQGVDVVVHFAAESHVDRSIHSPRDFVMTNVLGTQSLLEAAKRHQVKKFVHVSTDEVYGTLGIDGAFTEMTPIAPNSPYSASKAGSDLIVRAYYETYGFPAVITRCSNNYGPRQFPEKLIPLIITRALRDEPIPIYGDGLHVRDWLYVDDHCSAIDRVIQDGVPGQVYNIGGHQERTNVDVVKSILKAINKSDDLIHFVPDRLGHDRRYAIDSSKIARELGWAPSCTFETGIQKTIDWYVQEQIWCERIANGSYRDDTEADRS
- the rfbD gene encoding dTDP-4-dehydrorhamnose reductase; this encodes MNILITGAGGQLGYDLIRVFKPVHQVTAWRRDQLDVSNEQQVMGILLQERPDVVIHAAAYTNVDQAEVETELAYEVNAMGSLHIAKACEQIGAKLVYVSTDYVFDGTKGTPYEEQDSTNPGNVYGHSKLLGEKFVRMTSSKHFIVRTSWLYGTKGANFVTKVLEKARSGGPLSIVNDQFGSPTYCLDLAIFIRELVGSDRYGIYHASNQGVCSRYEFAEQILKVARMEHVALQPVQSDLFPMPAVRPMYSAFEHRAIADNGFTPIRDWQSALRFFLQVDHDVQAVMDKKV